The following proteins are co-located in the uncultured Draconibacterium sp. genome:
- a CDS encoding glycoside hydrolase family 95 protein produces the protein MNKIFLFIMAFAICTIANAQSTTKLWYNKPAGFFEESLVLGNGRVGASVFGGVQSDQIYLNDATLWAGEPVNANMNPDAHTFIPQIREALANENYELADKLNRNVQGKFSESFAPLGTMYLEFDHEGEAADYYRELDISKAVSKVIYQVNGVQFSREYFISNPDKIMLVKLSADEKAALNFSVKFKSLLANRTYIENSILKSDGYAPSHADPGYVSDKVAFDENHATHFSSYFKVVSEGGKISSTDSSLVVTGATEATLYISIATSFNGFDKDPVKEGLDNKAIAAKQLDKAGKKSFNDLKEAHLADYQKFFSRVDLNLGETTAPDLPTDDRLKRYFGGAEDKNLEILYFQYGRYLLISSSRTDGVPANLQGIWNPYMHPPWSSNYTMNINVEENYWMAETGNLSEMHRPFLTFIDNLSKTGAVTAKTFYGVDKGWAACHNSDIWAMSNPVGGFGNGDPVWACWNMSGPWTVTHLWEHYQFSQDKDFLKNEGYPLMKGAAEFCLNWMVEDKHGNLITSPSTSPENVYVTDKGYKGATLYGGTADLAMIRECFLQTIEASKVLNTDVEFRTDLEKALAKMYPYQIGKKGNLQEWYYDWEDAEPQHRHQSHLFGLHPGNHITPGDTPDLAEACKKTLEIKGDETTGWSKGWRINLWARLLDGNHAYKMFRELLAYVDPSGLETNYSRGGGTYPNLFDAHPPFQIDGNFGGAAGVIEMLMQSTSENIQLLPALPDAWPAGEVSGICARGGFELALKWNEGKLVNVKISSKAGGKTTLLCDGKHKDIELKKGETLEIDW, from the coding sequence ATGAATAAAATCTTTCTATTTATTATGGCATTTGCCATTTGCACGATCGCGAATGCACAATCTACCACAAAACTTTGGTACAATAAACCTGCAGGTTTTTTTGAGGAAAGCCTGGTTTTAGGGAATGGGAGAGTGGGAGCGTCGGTTTTTGGCGGTGTTCAATCGGATCAGATTTATTTAAACGATGCCACTTTGTGGGCAGGCGAACCAGTTAATGCAAATATGAATCCGGATGCGCATACATTTATTCCTCAAATTCGTGAAGCACTGGCCAACGAAAATTACGAGTTGGCAGATAAACTGAACCGAAATGTTCAGGGGAAATTTTCAGAATCGTTTGCGCCACTTGGAACCATGTATCTCGAATTTGATCACGAAGGAGAAGCGGCCGATTATTATCGCGAGCTGGACATTAGCAAAGCTGTTTCAAAAGTTATCTACCAAGTAAATGGAGTGCAGTTTAGCCGCGAATATTTTATCTCCAATCCCGATAAAATAATGCTTGTAAAACTAAGTGCCGATGAAAAAGCAGCTTTAAATTTTAGCGTTAAATTTAAAAGTTTGCTCGCAAATAGAACTTACATCGAAAACTCCATCTTAAAGTCAGACGGTTATGCGCCATCGCATGCCGACCCGGGCTATGTTTCAGATAAGGTTGCTTTCGACGAGAATCACGCAACGCATTTTTCCTCGTATTTTAAAGTGGTAAGCGAAGGTGGCAAAATTAGTTCTACTGATAGTTCGCTGGTAGTTACAGGTGCTACTGAAGCCACACTTTATATTTCCATTGCAACAAGTTTTAATGGGTTTGATAAAGATCCGGTAAAAGAAGGTCTAGACAATAAAGCCATTGCCGCAAAACAACTTGATAAAGCCGGTAAAAAGAGTTTTAATGATTTGAAAGAGGCACATCTGGCTGATTATCAAAAATTCTTTAGTCGTGTTGATTTAAATTTAGGTGAAACAACAGCCCCCGATTTACCAACCGACGACCGCTTAAAAAGATATTTTGGAGGCGCCGAAGATAAAAATCTTGAAATATTGTATTTTCAATACGGACGATATTTGCTTATTTCCAGTTCGAGAACTGACGGAGTGCCGGCTAACTTGCAGGGAATCTGGAATCCATACATGCATCCGCCGTGGAGTAGTAACTACACCATGAACATTAATGTGGAAGAGAATTATTGGATGGCAGAAACCGGAAACTTATCGGAAATGCATCGTCCGTTTCTCACTTTTATCGATAATCTGTCGAAAACAGGTGCAGTAACTGCTAAAACATTTTATGGCGTTGATAAAGGCTGGGCGGCTTGTCACAATTCAGACATTTGGGCAATGAGTAATCCTGTGGGTGGCTTTGGCAACGGCGATCCGGTTTGGGCTTGCTGGAACATGAGCGGACCGTGGACCGTAACCCATTTGTGGGAGCACTACCAGTTTTCGCAGGACAAAGATTTTCTCAAAAACGAGGGTTATCCTTTAATGAAAGGAGCCGCCGAGTTTTGTTTAAACTGGATGGTGGAAGATAAACACGGAAACCTGATTACTTCTCCGTCTACTTCGCCTGAAAATGTGTATGTAACCGACAAAGGTTACAAAGGAGCTACGTTGTACGGAGGAACTGCTGATTTGGCAATGATTCGCGAATGTTTTTTACAAACCATTGAAGCATCGAAAGTATTGAATACTGATGTTGAATTTCGGACTGACCTGGAAAAGGCTTTGGCAAAAATGTACCCCTATCAGATTGGTAAAAAAGGGAACTTACAGGAGTGGTACTACGATTGGGAAGATGCCGAACCACAACACCGTCACCAGTCGCATTTGTTTGGCCTGCACCCCGGAAATCATATTACCCCGGGAGATACTCCCGATTTGGCGGAAGCGTGCAAAAAGACCCTGGAAATTAAAGGCGACGAAACAACAGGCTGGTCGAAAGGCTGGCGCATAAATCTTTGGGCGCGTTTGCTCGATGGGAATCACGCATATAAAATGTTTCGCGAGTTGCTGGCCTATGTCGATCCTTCAGGATTGGAAACCAATTACAGCAGAGGTGGTGGTACTTATCCAAATTTATTCGATGCACATCCACCTTTTCAGATTGATGGAAACTTTGGTGGAGCTGCAGGCGTAATTGAGATGTTGATGCAGTCAACCAGCGAAAACATTCAATTGTTACCGGCTTTACCCGATGCCTGGCCGGCTGGAGAAGTTAGTGGTATTTGTGCCCGCGGAGGTTTCGAACTTGCTTTAAAATGGAACGAAGGAAAACTGGTGAACGTGAAAATCTCATCAAAAGCGGGAGGTAAAACAACTCTACTATGTGATGGAAAACATAAAGACATTGAACTGAAAAAAGGAGAAACGCTTGAGATAGACTGGTAG
- a CDS encoding sialidase family protein — MSNTMVKVFVFLFVFVLSAMACSKENESIEESEIPAIVKNLDGIRIAWDYSSRVRIAPLVANTEAYCGYARLKQLHNGILACVYETSSGNVELVFSSDLGQNWGASQTIFFSKNNCNMAVPDIIELSDNSIIVACNPRPKEPYSDDRKFGIKVRKSTDGGISWQDEQLVYEAQSTFDNGCWEPSLAQLPNEEVQLYFSNEGIYTSSNEQNISMLKSTDLGETWSAEPIIVGFRQGCRDGMPVPLVLGDKGEILVAVEDNKVGEFKPSIYHEKIADNWAGGYVAADDSRRDYHPLEDEFPEAIYAGAPYLARLKSGEVLLSYQSTWNRSNLWDRSCQHVEVGNNSGTQFQNRSVPFTIPLTNWGLWNSIAVIEDGSIPVAITSTNAYSSGATEVWMIKGHVIPEFSVPVGTAIVDGVISDECWQNEWPYFIGHKSETNVSASMVKDATYLYLSAVIKNSPAEFEKNGQLTFQIDTERKGYEKPHKGIFSFECRFDGTVKILEGNYGEWEEKTASAEMKYKVIKENALYQFELAIPLQMFPANISDNTSKGINFHLSFQTNKGSVINESISTNNSEKPYTWSPVKFNLNQ; from the coding sequence ATGAGTAATACCATGGTCAAAGTTTTTGTTTTTCTTTTTGTATTTGTCTTAAGTGCAATGGCTTGTAGTAAAGAAAACGAAAGTATTGAAGAAAGCGAAATTCCGGCAATTGTAAAAAATTTGGATGGAATAAGAATCGCCTGGGATTATAGTAGTCGGGTGAGAATTGCCCCTTTAGTTGCTAATACAGAAGCATATTGCGGTTACGCAAGGTTGAAACAACTTCATAACGGGATTCTTGCTTGTGTGTATGAAACGTCTTCCGGAAATGTAGAGTTAGTTTTCAGCAGCGATTTGGGACAAAATTGGGGTGCTTCTCAAACCATATTCTTCAGTAAGAACAACTGTAATATGGCTGTTCCTGATATTATAGAATTAAGTGATAACTCAATTATTGTGGCTTGCAATCCCCGCCCTAAAGAGCCATATAGCGACGACAGAAAGTTCGGTATTAAAGTAAGAAAAAGCACGGATGGTGGAATAAGCTGGCAGGATGAACAATTGGTTTACGAGGCACAATCCACTTTTGACAATGGGTGTTGGGAGCCTTCGCTTGCGCAGTTACCTAATGAAGAGGTACAGTTGTATTTCTCGAACGAGGGTATATATACCAGTTCCAATGAGCAAAATATTTCCATGTTAAAGTCGACCGATCTTGGCGAAACATGGTCTGCGGAACCAATAATTGTTGGATTTCGGCAGGGATGTCGGGATGGAATGCCTGTTCCTTTGGTACTTGGAGACAAAGGTGAAATACTGGTAGCAGTAGAAGATAATAAGGTGGGAGAATTTAAACCAAGTATTTATCACGAAAAAATTGCAGACAATTGGGCCGGGGGGTACGTGGCTGCAGACGATAGTCGCAGAGACTATCATCCTTTGGAAGATGAGTTTCCTGAAGCAATTTATGCCGGCGCTCCTTATTTGGCCCGATTAAAAAGTGGCGAAGTATTACTTTCCTATCAATCCACGTGGAATCGAAGCAATCTTTGGGATCGCTCGTGCCAACATGTTGAGGTTGGTAACAATTCTGGTACGCAATTTCAGAACAGAAGTGTACCTTTTACTATCCCATTAACCAATTGGGGCTTGTGGAATTCGATAGCGGTAATTGAAGATGGCTCGATTCCCGTTGCCATTACTTCTACCAACGCCTATTCCAGTGGGGCAACTGAAGTTTGGATGATAAAGGGGCACGTTATTCCTGAATTTTCGGTTCCTGTTGGAACTGCAATTGTTGATGGTGTAATTTCTGACGAATGCTGGCAGAATGAATGGCCGTATTTTATTGGTCATAAAAGTGAAACAAATGTGAGTGCATCCATGGTTAAAGATGCCACTTATTTGTACCTGAGTGCGGTCATTAAAAATTCACCTGCTGAATTCGAAAAGAATGGTCAGCTTACGTTTCAGATAGACACCGAGCGAAAAGGTTATGAGAAACCTCACAAGGGAATTTTCTCGTTTGAATGCAGATTTGATGGTACCGTAAAAATACTTGAAGGAAATTATGGCGAATGGGAAGAGAAAACTGCAAGTGCTGAAATGAAATATAAAGTAATAAAGGAGAATGCTTTGTACCAATTTGAGTTGGCAATTCCATTGCAAATGTTTCCTGCGAATATTTCGGATAATACAAGCAAGGGGATAAACTTTCATTTGAGTTTTCAAACCAATAAGGGATCGGTTATAAATGAGTCAATTTCAACAAATAATTCAGAAAAACCATACACCTGGAGTCCCGTAAAATTTAACTTGAATCAATAA
- a CDS encoding glycoside hydrolase family 43 protein: MKKLAALFLIIILFLQVGSCTEDAVNENKKTEIKVPLGDPFILLYDDTYYAYGTHGNDGIEVYTSDNMVEWEGPLGVTNGYALHKNDVWADQWFWAPEVYLINGKFLMYYSANEHICIAESDSPLGPFVQDVKKPMLEDEKCIDNSLFIDDDGTAYLSFVRFNDGNNIWIAELEDDLRSIKMETLTKCLNVSQSWEEVWPRVNEGSFITKNNGVYYMTYSANSYESQLYGIGVAMATNIMGPWNKSENNPIYQKPGDLVGVGHSAMFTDKNGQLRKVFHAHFSKTKIHPRNMYITSVEFENMDGKEVMTIDPDYITTVFKEY, encoded by the coding sequence ATGAAAAAGTTAGCAGCTCTGTTTTTAATAATAATTTTGTTTTTACAAGTTGGTTCATGTACAGAAGATGCAGTGAATGAGAATAAAAAAACGGAAATTAAAGTTCCGCTTGGCGATCCGTTTATCTTGTTATATGACGATACATATTACGCTTACGGTACACATGGCAACGATGGAATTGAGGTCTATACTTCTGATAATATGGTGGAATGGGAAGGTCCGTTGGGTGTTACAAATGGCTATGCTCTTCATAAAAATGATGTGTGGGCCGACCAATGGTTCTGGGCTCCTGAAGTGTATCTAATCAACGGGAAATTTTTAATGTATTATTCGGCCAACGAACACATTTGTATTGCCGAATCTGATAGTCCGTTAGGCCCGTTTGTTCAAGATGTTAAGAAACCTATGCTCGAAGATGAAAAGTGCATTGATAATTCATTGTTCATTGACGATGATGGAACTGCTTACCTCTCATTTGTGCGTTTTAACGATGGCAATAACATTTGGATTGCAGAATTGGAAGATGATTTGAGAAGCATAAAAATGGAAACTCTGACAAAATGTTTGAATGTTTCCCAGTCGTGGGAAGAAGTTTGGCCAAGAGTTAATGAAGGATCTTTCATAACAAAAAACAACGGAGTGTACTATATGACGTATTCAGCAAATAGTTATGAAAGTCAGCTCTATGGCATTGGAGTAGCTATGGCTACCAACATTATGGGGCCCTGGAATAAATCTGAAAATAACCCGATTTACCAAAAGCCTGGTGATTTGGTTGGAGTTGGCCACAGTGCAATGTTCACGGATAAAAACGGACAGTTGCGTAAAGTTTTTCATGCACACTTCAGTAAAACAAAAATACATCCCCGAAATATGTATATCACTTCAGTAGAATTTGAAAATATGGATGGAAAAGAGGTGATGACAATAGATCCGGACTATATAACAACAGTGTTTAAAGAATATTGA
- a CDS encoding glycoside hydrolase family 43 protein: MKKIQLNNKIIVFALLLIISTVQAQQPNPPGQVTNPEEAINHAYLFAHMTHQDYGHLYYSVSLDGLHWNALNNKKRVFNEYKGHPDICKGHDGRYYIAGNESDASPDINIWVSDDLISWEKYSTFTPDLKSTPNYSNALQRIGAPKLFYDVDSKQYLVTWHTPHVEGGEDYWASQRTLYVLSADLKSFSKQPTRLFDWDMGTIDVFVRKIGGNYYAVLKDETYPTLYWTTGKTIRIAKSPSLLGNYSLPSDPISPNFREAPMLIPSPDNKIWYMYYEQYPGVSYGLSIADNLNGPWFQASGYTFFADWDKYSLPKSVRHGCMITISKNEYKKLVDTFGVVQ, encoded by the coding sequence ATGAAAAAAATCCAGCTAAACAATAAAATTATAGTATTCGCTTTACTTTTAATAATAAGTACTGTGCAAGCTCAGCAGCCAAATCCACCAGGGCAGGTAACTAATCCGGAAGAAGCTATTAACCATGCCTATTTGTTTGCCCACATGACACATCAGGATTATGGACATCTTTACTATTCGGTAAGTTTAGATGGATTACACTGGAATGCTTTAAACAATAAAAAACGAGTTTTCAACGAATACAAAGGCCATCCCGATATATGTAAAGGTCACGATGGCCGATATTATATTGCAGGGAATGAAAGTGATGCCTCACCTGATATAAATATATGGGTATCGGACGATCTAATCTCCTGGGAAAAGTACAGTACTTTTACACCTGACTTAAAAAGTACACCCAATTACTCAAACGCATTGCAGCGGATCGGAGCACCAAAACTATTTTACGATGTGGATTCGAAACAATACCTGGTAACCTGGCACACGCCACATGTCGAAGGTGGAGAAGACTATTGGGCAAGTCAGCGAACCTTGTATGTTTTAAGTGCCGATCTTAAAAGCTTTTCAAAGCAGCCCACACGTTTGTTTGATTGGGACATGGGAACCATAGATGTATTCGTTCGAAAAATAGGTGGAAATTATTATGCAGTTTTGAAAGACGAAACATACCCAACTTTGTACTGGACCACCGGAAAAACGATTCGTATTGCGAAATCACCATCGTTGCTGGGCAATTATTCATTGCCATCAGACCCAATAAGTCCAAATTTTAGAGAGGCACCTATGCTAATTCCTTCACCCGATAATAAAATATGGTATATGTACTACGAGCAATACCCGGGAGTTTCATACGGATTATCAATTGCAGATAACCTGAATGGTCCCTGGTTTCAAGCCTCGGGTTATACTTTTTTTGCCGATTGGGATAAATATAGTTTACCCAAATCTGTACGTCATGGTTGTATGATTACCATTTCGAAAAACGAATACAAAAAACTGGTTGATACCTTTGGAGTAGTACAATAG
- a CDS encoding RagB/SusD family nutrient uptake outer membrane protein, giving the protein MKKIVLYSFLVGIFTLVSCNEDLIDIPNPNSPTTDTFWKSQEDAQIGLDAVYNMFYKPGSWTRWIHFRYDLTSDEGYSQSPWNELKEWTRFIYFNYNFWEGNGNMWRDHYKALFRCNQVLEYVPEIEFADAQQKAEILAQAKFLRAFYYYNLSLMFDNVPLVLNVSKPDDNPTQSTKEQVMNQVKLDLTDAISGLPEQWGSANVGRPTKGAALALLGKVHMQMHEWQEAKDALEWLVEGSGKGYYDLVPNYKDNFKHTTENNVESVFEIQFSDINPNGDGDQPNPNVGSNRAQFFAPRGIGWCDGQPRRWLVDEYKKEPTINGELDPRLRSNIFYPELQTDYPDEKIYGRDWEAGWGSDCFYRKYQGDYYRNHEDYYSPINFRVIRYADVLLLYAECLTELASGTPPQLAIDLVDRVRARVDLPSLATSTLYADVVTSKASFLKRLQMERALELCLEGVRWADLKRWSLWDSAEGLNELKSRDADFTNFVVGKSHRMPIPQSDVDNNPNLDQTSPY; this is encoded by the coding sequence ATGAAAAAAATAGTATTATATAGTTTCTTAGTTGGAATATTCACACTTGTCTCATGTAATGAAGATTTAATTGATATTCCGAATCCCAATTCACCAACAACAGATACTTTCTGGAAAAGTCAGGAAGATGCACAAATTGGATTGGATGCAGTGTACAACATGTTCTACAAACCAGGTAGCTGGACGCGCTGGATTCATTTTCGCTACGATTTAACTTCAGATGAAGGATATAGTCAGAGCCCATGGAACGAATTAAAAGAATGGACACGTTTTATTTACTTTAATTACAATTTTTGGGAAGGTAACGGAAATATGTGGCGCGACCACTATAAGGCACTTTTTAGATGTAATCAGGTATTGGAATATGTTCCCGAAATTGAATTTGCCGACGCTCAGCAAAAAGCAGAAATACTGGCACAAGCAAAATTCTTACGTGCTTTTTATTACTACAATTTGTCGCTCATGTTCGATAATGTTCCTTTGGTATTAAATGTTTCAAAACCCGACGATAATCCGACTCAAAGTACAAAGGAGCAGGTAATGAATCAGGTAAAACTTGATTTAACTGATGCGATTTCCGGATTGCCCGAACAGTGGGGAAGTGCCAATGTTGGAAGGCCAACGAAAGGTGCTGCTCTTGCTTTGCTTGGTAAGGTTCATATGCAAATGCATGAATGGCAGGAAGCCAAAGATGCATTGGAATGGTTAGTTGAAGGTAGCGGAAAAGGCTATTACGATTTGGTGCCAAATTATAAAGATAATTTTAAGCACACTACAGAAAATAATGTCGAATCGGTATTTGAAATACAATTCTCTGATATTAATCCCAATGGTGATGGCGACCAGCCAAATCCTAATGTGGGATCAAACAGAGCTCAGTTTTTTGCCCCACGTGGTATTGGCTGGTGCGATGGTCAACCCAGACGATGGTTGGTTGATGAATACAAAAAAGAGCCAACTATTAATGGAGAATTGGATCCTCGTTTACGTTCAAATATCTTTTATCCCGAATTGCAAACTGATTATCCCGATGAGAAAATTTATGGACGTGACTGGGAAGCTGGTTGGGGTAGCGACTGTTTTTATCGGAAATATCAGGGCGATTATTATCGCAATCATGAAGATTATTATTCTCCCATTAATTTCCGCGTTATTCGATATGCCGATGTATTGTTATTGTATGCCGAATGTTTAACCGAACTGGCTAGCGGCACACCTCCTCAATTAGCCATTGATTTGGTCGATCGGGTGAGAGCAAGGGTTGATTTGCCATCGTTGGCAACAAGTACCTTGTATGCCGACGTAGTAACATCAAAAGCAAGCTTTTTAAAACGCCTGCAAATGGAACGTGCTCTTGAGCTTTGTTTAGAAGGTGTGCGTTGGGCCGATCTTAAAAGATGGTCTTTGTGGGATTCTGCAGAAGGACTGAATGAACTAAAAAGTCGTGATGCTGATTTTACAAATTTTGTTGTTGGGAAGTCCCATCGTATGCCAATCCCGCAAAGCGATGTTGACAATAATCCAAACTTAGATCAAACAAGTCCATACTAA
- a CDS encoding TonB-dependent receptor, with protein sequence MKKIRRSGRGLPPIWSKGIRIMKLTFLFLLIGLMHVTASVYSQSTKLTLEMRNKKVVEVLDEIERQSEFRFAYSSELIDMNRKVSVDLSEKKIEETLDVIFEGTGVTYVLHDRHIMLYPKEMNSRLEGQQDAISGIVTDENKEPLPGVTVVVKGTTKGTVTNFEGKYTLSDVAKGDVLQLSFIGMETVEVEVGESRTINVSMQVSSIGLEEVVAIGYGTIKKADLTGAVSVVKAEEFKNVTALSVGDAMQGLVAGVNIRSSGGIGSEPVVEIRGLGNFTNNNPLYIIDGLPTTGNRDFNVNDIETIQVLKDASAAAIYGSRAANGVIIIETKKGKSGEMKINYTGKLSFDNLPMMDLMGRDEWIDVTTEAYENAIASGVADVNSVPNWMDGDTDWGEEVFRTAMIQDHNLSFSGGSENGNYLVSMNYYDNPGTVYGTSMDRYSLRVNTEGKKGIFTIGENLAVSNTFVENQNSVFSKHIDVLRMLPIIPVYDENNFGGYGYGNEASARTFGSNPIASEDLMYNSDENLRIRGNVYAILEIIDGLQYKVNLGFETSQDNHKWLRKEGNFTLNQPFDPSTRYENKGKYVSTLIENTLNYAKKFGKHDVNAVLGNSYQNIYYEQIAAEKKNLVQVGDYYFDVINAGTTDPNAWGYINESALLSYFGRLNYTFDDKYLVSATFRGDGSSKFSKGNKWGFFPSISAGWKISNEAFFNVPWISNLKLRYSHGTLGNANIGNWDYVAVLNSFPVAVFGTDQHLNSGMTQIKLVNEDLKWETQTQDNFGLDISFVDNKLQFNAEYFISTTEDVLTPMPILMTTGNDGGNPFVNAASIRNKGFELTGNWRDKIGDVSYSIGANITHLKNEVLEFGYGQVENYTWITKTEIGEPLAMFYTIHADGIFQSEEEVLAHKNSEGLVIQPNAKPGDIRYEDVDDNGQINNDDRKIVGNPWPKFEIGVNGQAAYKNFDFSFAGFGSFGQDVFNGAASWMGGFSDNTNHLTGYRGWSEDNKGSENPRLLYADNRNARGDQDRWIEKGSYFKIRQMTLGYTFDIPKIENVFDNLRLSVTGQNLITITNYSGLDPEFKAPDIWVKGHDDASYPSPKSVILSLSVQF encoded by the coding sequence ATGAAAAAAATCCGAAGAAGTGGGAGGGGATTGCCTCCTATTTGGAGTAAAGGTATTCGAATTATGAAACTAACTTTTCTATTTCTGTTAATTGGATTGATGCACGTTACGGCAAGTGTGTACAGCCAATCGACTAAACTTACACTCGAGATGCGCAACAAAAAAGTTGTGGAGGTTCTCGATGAAATTGAACGACAATCCGAATTTCGTTTTGCTTACAGTTCCGAATTAATTGATATGAACCGCAAGGTTTCTGTCGATTTAAGCGAAAAGAAGATTGAAGAAACGCTGGATGTAATTTTTGAGGGAACCGGGGTTACTTATGTATTACACGACAGACATATTATGCTCTATCCTAAAGAAATGAATAGTCGATTAGAAGGGCAGCAAGATGCTATATCGGGAATAGTTACCGACGAAAACAAAGAACCATTGCCTGGGGTTACAGTAGTTGTAAAAGGTACAACCAAAGGAACTGTAACCAATTTTGAGGGGAAATATACACTTTCGGATGTCGCAAAAGGAGATGTTTTGCAACTTTCGTTTATAGGAATGGAAACGGTTGAAGTTGAAGTGGGCGAATCAAGAACAATAAACGTAAGCATGCAAGTTTCGTCTATTGGCTTAGAGGAAGTTGTTGCTATTGGTTACGGAACAATTAAGAAAGCCGATTTAACAGGAGCTGTTTCGGTTGTAAAAGCTGAAGAATTTAAAAATGTTACCGCACTTTCGGTAGGAGATGCAATGCAAGGTTTGGTGGCCGGCGTAAATATTCGGTCAAGCGGTGGAATTGGTAGCGAACCTGTGGTAGAAATCAGGGGGCTAGGTAACTTTACTAACAATAATCCCTTGTACATTATCGACGGCTTACCTACCACCGGAAATCGCGATTTTAATGTAAACGACATTGAAACCATACAAGTCTTAAAAGACGCTTCGGCAGCTGCGATTTATGGATCTCGCGCTGCGAATGGGGTAATTATTATTGAAACAAAAAAAGGAAAGTCGGGTGAAATGAAAATTAATTACACCGGCAAATTAAGTTTCGATAACCTACCTATGATGGACTTAATGGGACGTGACGAATGGATTGATGTTACCACCGAGGCATACGAAAATGCAATTGCCAGCGGTGTTGCCGATGTTAACAGTGTTCCAAACTGGATGGATGGTGATACCGATTGGGGAGAAGAAGTTTTTCGAACTGCTATGATTCAAGATCACAACTTGTCGTTTTCGGGAGGTAGCGAAAATGGTAATTATTTGGTATCGATGAATTACTACGATAATCCAGGAACTGTTTATGGAACGTCTATGGATCGGTATAGTTTAAGAGTAAATACAGAGGGTAAAAAGGGCATCTTCACCATCGGAGAAAATCTGGCGGTGAGCAATACTTTTGTTGAAAACCAAAACTCTGTATTTTCAAAACACATCGATGTGTTACGAATGCTTCCTATTATTCCGGTTTACGACGAAAATAACTTTGGCGGATATGGTTACGGAAATGAAGCATCAGCGCGTACTTTTGGGAGTAATCCAATCGCATCAGAAGATTTAATGTACAATAGCGACGAAAACCTCCGAATTCGTGGTAACGTTTATGCCATTTTGGAAATTATCGATGGATTGCAGTATAAAGTTAACCTTGGATTTGAAACAAGTCAGGATAACCACAAATGGTTGCGCAAAGAGGGAAACTTTACCTTAAATCAGCCATTTGATCCATCAACCAGATATGAGAACAAAGGGAAATATGTTTCAACACTGATTGAGAACACTCTAAACTACGCAAAGAAGTTTGGAAAGCATGATGTTAATGCCGTGTTGGGTAACTCATATCAAAACATTTATTACGAACAAATTGCTGCCGAAAAGAAAAATCTGGTTCAGGTTGGCGATTATTATTTCGATGTTATCAATGCAGGAACAACCGATCCAAATGCCTGGGGTTACATAAATGAGAGTGCCTTGTTATCTTATTTCGGTCGTTTGAATTATACATTTGACGATAAGTATCTTGTTAGTGCAACTTTCCGTGGCGATGGATCTTCAAAATTTTCGAAAGGAAATAAGTGGGGATTTTTTCCTTCAATATCAGCAGGATGGAAAATTAGCAACGAAGCGTTTTTTAATGTTCCATGGATTAGTAATCTGAAGTTACGATATAGCCACGGTACACTGGGAAATGCTAATATTGGAAACTGGGATTATGTTGCTGTGTTAAATTCGTTTCCTGTTGCTGTTTTCGGAACCGATCAGCATCTTAACTCGGGGATGACACAAATTAAACTGGTAAACGAAGATTTGAAATGGGAAACTCAAACCCAGGATAACTTTGGTTTAGATATATCATTTGTTGATAATAAACTTCAGTTTAACGCCGAGTATTTTATCTCAACCACAGAGGATGTTTTAACACCAATGCCAATATTAATGACAACCGGTAACGACGGTGGTAATCCTTTTGTAAACGCGGCAAGTATTAGAAACAAAGGTTTTGAACTTACCGGAAACTGGAGAGATAAAATAGGTGACGTTAGTTATTCGATTGGTGCTAACATTACTCATTTAAAAAACGAAGTGCTTGAATTTGGTTATGGGCAGGTAGAGAATTACACCTGGATTACAAAAACTGAAATTGGTGAGCCACTAGCCATGTTTTATACCATTCATGCTGACGGTATTTTCCAGAGTGAAGAAGAAGTGTTGGCACACAAAAACTCAGAAGGACTTGTTATTCAGCCCAATGCTAAGCCTGGCGATATTCGTTACGAAGACGTAGATGACAATGGTCAGATTAATAACGACGATCGAAAAATAGTAGGTAATCCTTGGCCAAAATTTGAAATTGGTGTAAATGGTCAGGCAGCTTATAAAAATTTCGACTTTAGTTTTGCCGGATTTGGTTCGTTTGGTCAGGATGTATTTAATGGTGCAGCCAGTTGGATGGGCGGTTTTTCCGATAATACCAACCATTTGACAGGGTATAGAGGATGGTCGGAAGACAACAAAGGTTCTGAAAATCCCAGATTATTGTATGCCGATAACAGAAATGCCAGAGGTGACCAGGACCGGTGGATTGAAAAAGGATCTTATTTTAAAATCAGACAAATGACTTTAGGATACACCTTCGATATTCCAAAAATTGAAAACGTTTTTGACAATTTACGATTGTCGGTTACTGGCCAAAACCTTATTACAATAACGAACTACAGCGGACTTGATCCTGAATTTAAAGCACCAGATATTTGGGTTAAAGGGCATGATGATGCATCTTATCCGTCGCCCAAATCGGTTATATTATCACTTTCTGTTCAATTCTAA